A DNA window from Engystomops pustulosus chromosome 6, aEngPut4.maternal, whole genome shotgun sequence contains the following coding sequences:
- the LOC140065261 gene encoding maternal B9.10 protein-like has protein sequence MREELMAGVGYIKTLANRFQKLDPMKINIFGDKVLEILSKKYTGHWYPEKPMRGQAYRCIRVNRHDREETILEACAHSGLSYQDLALPKEMTLWIDPYEVSCRLGEDNYPYTVASFHPKKPRLPDRAGEEKVSSGPGPVTSSTPPPEDGGATVPSSPSLSGEDSGIEDGTTTPTRPGSRNVDDPVPIPAPRAVFRTAAPLWIPGWRAPQFYQNSPEDHRQGFWAQEVWVADPLG, from the exons atgagagaggagctgATGGCCGGGGTTGGTTATATTAAGACTCTGGCCAACAGATTCCAAAAACTGGACCCAATGAAGATCAATATATTCGGAGACAAGGTCTTAGAAATACTTTCCAAAAAATACACTGGACACTGGTACCCGGAGAAGCCAATGAGAGGTCAGGCCTACAG GTGTATCCGGGTGAACAGACATGACCGGGAGGAGACCATCCTGGAGGCCTGTGCCCATAGTGGCCTCAGCTACCAGGACCTGGCCCTCCCCAAGGAGATGACCCTGTGGATCGATCCCTATGAGGTCTCCTGCCG ATTGGGTGAGGATAATTATCCTTATACAGTAGCGAGCTTCCACCCAAAGAAGCCGCGTCTTCCCGATCGagcaggagaggagaaggtgtCATCTGGACCCGGTCCTGTCACTTCCTCCACCCCACCACCAGAAGATGGCGGCGCCACAGTCCCATCATCACCGAGTCTGAGTGGGGAAGACAGCGGTATAGAGGAtgggactactacccccaccagACCAGGGAGCCGCAATGTGGACGACCCAGTCCCTATACCG GCCCCCCGAGCTGTCTTCAGGACCGCGGCCCCCCTCTGGATCCCCGGGTGGAGGGCCCCACAGTTCTATCAAAATTCCCCTGAAGACCATCGGCAAGGATTCTGGGCACAGGAGGTGTGGGTAGCAGATCCTCTTGGCTGA
- the LOC140065260 gene encoding protein BTG4-like, translating into MREELLAGVGYIKTLANRFQKLDPMKINIFGDKVLEILSKKYTGHWYPEKPMRGQAYRCIRVNRHDREETILEACAHSGLSYQDLSLPKEMTLWIDPYEVSCRLGEDNYPYTVASFHPKKPRLPDRAGEEKVSSGPGPVTSSTPPPEDGGSTVPSSPSLSGEDSGIEDGTTTPTRPGSRNVEDPGPIPVRND; encoded by the exons atgagagaggagctgTTGGCCGGGGTTGGTTATATTAAGACTCTGGCCAACAGATTCCAAAAACTGGACCCAATGAAGATCAATATATTCGGAGACAAGGTGTTAGAAATACTCTCCAAAAAATACACTGGACACTGGTACCCGGAGAAGCCAATGAGAGGCCAGGCCTACAG GTGTATCCGGGTGAACAGACATGACCGGGAGGAGACCATCCTGGAGGCCTGTGCCCATAGTGGCCTCAGCTACCAGGACCTGTCCCTCCCCAAGGAGATGACCCTGTGGATCGATCCCTACGAGGTCTCCTGCCG ATTGGGTGAGGATAATTATCCTTATACGGTAGCGAGCTTCCATCCAAAGAAGCCGCGTCTTCCGGATCGagcaggagaggagaaggtgtCATCTGGACCCGGTCCTGTCACTTCCTCCACTCCACCACCAGAAGATGGCGGCTCCACAGTCCCATCATCACCAAGTCTGAGTGGGGAAGACAGCGGTATAGAGGAtgggactactacccccaccagACCAGGGAGCCGCAATGTGGAGGACCCAGGCCCTATACCAGTGAGGAATGATTAA